One Nicotiana tomentosiformis chromosome 1, ASM39032v3, whole genome shotgun sequence genomic window, CCATTCTTCTAGTCATATGCTTAGAGCAGCCGCTATCTATGTATCATTTGTTTTTGCTACCTCTCACTCTAGCCTGCACACGAAATCATTGATTAAACTTAGGAACCCAAGCCAGCTTGAGTCCCTTATAATGATAGAACGGGCGGATCAAACTTCTTTTCGCCCATGCAGGCAACATATATTTTCCTCTTAGAGGACCAGGTTCCTCAACAATATGCTTCTTTTCAacaaaaaactttatttttctgtaGAGACTGAATTTTAAATTTACAAGAATTCTTGTAATGACCAGTTTGACCATAGTGAGTACACAGCCAATTATCGGCCACAATTACATACTTGCTATGGGGATTATAGGAGGTTTTAGCCTTTTGGAACCCGATTCCTTGCATGTTTCCATCATTAATCTTGTACATAGATGTTATTATATCAGAGGACCGGGTCCATTTAAGTGACTTATCAAGATAATGTTTTAACCCTTTTCAGATCCTCCTGAAGTTGTCTATTCTTTTCAAGCTCAACAACAATATTTGTTTTAACTTTCTTAAGCTCACTCTCAAGCTCAAGTTGAGCCTCACTAGCCACTTCTTTACTCTTAGGGCTGTCCATCTATTTTTTCGTTTGTTTTTTAAACAAGTTATTTTCTCTAGTTACTTCTTCCACTTCTTCCTTCAAGTCTACAATGGAAACTACCATATCATCCCTCTCTTGTTCTATGTCACCAATTTCTTCTATTAAAGAATTTTTCTCATTAATAAGGCTATGATAGGCATCAATCAACACATTTGCTAAGGAAAACAATTTTTTCTTAGAGTAagttttcaaatttctttgaacatcaaGAAAACTTACCTCATCTTCCTTGTTGTCCTTATCATCATCAGATTTGGCCATGAGTGCAAAGATTGACTCATTTTTTGAAAATCCATTGTTATCAGCAACCATCATAGATGTATCTCCTTGGTTATCTTCACCTTCATATTTATTGGAGGAATCTCCCCAGGCAGCCAGGGCTTGCTTCACCATGTTGTCAGCAGCATCTCTTCTTTTGAACTTTCTGTCATGGACCCGGTTCCTCTTAGCCGCCTTATCAGTGTTGGTTTTGTAATGATCCTGCTTATGAAGAGGACAAAATTTAATGAAGTGTCCAGACTTTTCACACTTATGGCAGCAATCATTTCCATTGAAATTCCTGTTGGAACTTCCTTTCTTTGGAATCACACCATTTTTTCGAATCATCTTTTGGAATCTTCGAGTGAGATAGTCCATGTCGGATTCATCACTACTTGAGTCGTTGTTGCCAGCCTTGAGAACTAGGTTCTTCTCCTCCTTGGGCTCTCTTCTTTCAAGATCCTTCTTTCTCTTTATCTCATAAGTTTTGAGATTTCCAAAgagttcatcaatggtcagcTTCTGCAGATCCTTGGCTTCAGTGATAGCATTCAATTTACTTTCTCAAGAACCTGGTAAAACACTGAGTATTTTTCGGACCAACTTGTTTCTTGGGATGACTTGTCCAAGGGAGTAAAGCTCATTGATAATAGAGGTGAAACGTGTGTGCATATCTTTAATAGACTCATCCTCCTTCATCTTGAAAAGCCCATACTCAGTAGTAAGCATATCAATTTTGGACTGCTTAACTTGAGTAGTTCCCTCATGGGCAGTTTGAGGAGCTTCCCAGATCTCTTTAGCAGATTGACAAGCTGAGATGTGGTTGTATTCATCTGGTCCGATGCCACAAACAAGAATCTTCTTTGCCCTGAAATTCTTCTCAATAGCCTTTCTATTagcatcattgtactcttttcttGTTTTTGGGATTGTAACTGTTCCCTCACCAACAGTTTTCATGGGAACAAAAGGTCTATCATAGATTACATCCCACAACTCTGAGTCCTCAGCCATGATGAAGTCATGCATTCTTGTATTCCACCAACTATAGTATTGGtcattgaatcttggtggtctgtaCATTGATTGTCCTGCctcgaagtttggtggagcagccatgtaGATCCTTTCTAGATGTTAAACGTTTAGAAGGAacctgctctaataccaattgatagaaactaagagtccaacaaactgtatagagaaccaggttctctatcaaTTCCCACGATAAACAACATAATTTAAAACCAAACAGTATAGGGAACTAGCTTCTCTATATGTTCCTACAGTAAATCGGCAATAAATAAAGAACACACAatatttacgtgaaaaactccttgctcaagggattaaaaatcacgacctaccctaGTAGGATTTCAACTCCACTAAACCACGCAATCTTCAGATTACAATCTATtgcaatctaggaattaaactcttaatcccttactccttacaataactctattgtaaACCCTATGTAATAACTCTTTTACAAAGCAACAAAcattgactaactctagtcaatctaggaattaaactcttaatccctcactccttacaataactctattgtaagccatttgcaataactctattacaaagcaacaaaccttgactaactctagtcaagaaactAAACCAAATAGTGGTTTAAATCTGTCCTACAAAGACACTTGATGAAAGTAGTGTAGGATTAcaaatgaagaacaaaataacaaaGACTCAACAAACCTAAGGACTTAAGATATCTTCAATCTTTGGATCTGGTCCTTGAGGTTGCAACAGCTTTGTTCTAGAGAGAGGTGGTAGCTAGCACTTTAGAGAATATGATATTTGGATTTGCAAGTGTTAGAGAGATGAAATCCCTTGCCTCATGTTGATAATATGTGTGTGATGTCATCAAGGATGATGCAATAAAGTTTCCTTTAGTTTGGCCTTAGCAAGCTACAACTGTGATGTTGTACTGCTTTCAAATGGTACAATGCAACAACCTGCCATACGGTACAGTGCAACAACTTTTACAACTGTAGAGTTGACTACACGACGACCAGGGGAACTGATCCCTATATGTTCCCTCTATTGTTCCCTTATTTGATTTCATTTAGAATTGAACCAAACATCTGACTAGTTACTCTGAACGCAAGGGAACTAATTgtatcaggttccttatctggttctctcatgaagtttgtcaaatcatcaaaacaaaagacGCATAACTTATCAAGATGataaattgtattctgttgtttCACTTTTTGGGTAAGGAAAATTATGTGAATGATGAAGAATCGATTTTAGACATCATAGAATCGTTGTAAGAAGAACAAGGATAGGTTCTGGCTTCTTTTGAATCTGTAAATGGGTTACCAACACAACCTTTGTGCTGGGTTTCTTTTTTTATAATACATAATTGTTACCTTTGTAAAAAAACATCTCAGATGATGCAGAGAACCCACTACTTGATCAATAATTCTCATCAACCTCATTATTCCCTACAAAGGTTAACATGAACTAGGGAATTCACGGAAACATCTTATCATCTCCTTGAAAGGGAGTCTCCATGTAatctataggtcacgggttcgagccgtggaatcaacCACTGATAGTTGCATcagggtaggctgcctacatcacacccttTAGTGTGCGGTCCTTTCGTGGACCGTGCGTGAACTCATGATACTCCGTGCACTGAGTTGCCCTTTTTATCTTATCATCTCCTTGTTTTAGAATCGAACCAGAAGTTGCAGCATCTGTATTTGTATCTTCTTCAGAATCCTTGAACAAGAAATCCAACCAGCCATTGATACGCCAACCGTCATTCGTTGAGTTATGTTGGTAGATATCAATATCATGATGACAAAGGAAGTAAGGACCTGAAAAGCAGATATACCAACTCCATCAATGAGATGATGTTGATTGTTGAGACTGATAAGAAAATATTTGTCTAGCATCCTCCTCATCATCCTCATACACAATTTGGACTCCGAACTTCTCCAACTGTAACTTATACATCAATGCAACAGAAATCTTGACTTTGTCACCTCTATCCAGGTACTGTCCTATCTTCCAGTGGTTTAACCATGTTATACCTTCGCCGTAATATGGGATGCCCATTATCACTGGACTGTAGGtccattttatttccttaatctCATTATTAATGGATTTTCATTCCAAGAGATTCGTTAAGGGCGTGTTCATTGTCCTTAAATTCTGGAATAAATTTTCTGAGAGCCCACACATATTCAGCTACAAATTTTCCCGTTATATAATGGTAAATAATAATATGACGAAACTTGTCTTTGCATATTTGTCTATCAAGTGTTGACCACGGTTCATCAATTTGACGAAATAgttttgtttacccgtaaaacggtacacttgaatttgtttgtggtttctagacaaaagaattaatttgatccaaaaagtaatGAAACAACTGATGagatataaaatacttagccttagaacgTAGATGGAATGACAAAGCTGATGAGTCCGAGATCAGGGTTTCCGGGCACaataatgatgagatcaaaagtgagagaataaaattgtattaaaatgaTGTATAGAATATAGCGTAAGTTAGCCAGAATATTCcccccttacaatgataactgagctctctatttatagctatgtaaATGGAAGGAAGttctaggatcatgcccttctttaatgtcaattatgaggttcattgatgaagatgtaacgctAGACATAAATGAaaaattccttgtaacgggccatcatccttaatgctTCCAAATATTCTGTATTAAGTGTTACCCggcgcaaagcatttaataccCCCTTTTTTGATCGTTATTCCTTCTGGTGACAAGAGGAATAGCTATGTTCGGTGGTCACCTCCATCTTGTgttccacgtgtccttcctttaagcgACCACGTGTCATGTCGTATTTTTCTCTATACAGATAGTCCATGTGCTTTCCGGTGACACAACTTTGTGTTTCcaggaagttggtagaaacactcttttggcggaaattactataattccttttGAAGGCCActaacggttgattagacgcatgtctctccgcatttaatgccccgaacacgtgtCTTCCCATGATTTAGCACGCCTTTTGCCAATTATCGAGGTAATCTTAGCCAAGgatttagccgccaaaacttttacttatacgcatcaacttCCCCCTTGCATTCCAACTTCTTTCATCTCATTTCGTCTACTAAGTCTTCATCTTCCTCAAACTAAAAACCTTTTCTCTTTTTCGATGGCTTCCTCCTCAAAACGTACTAGTTCTTCGAAAGGCAAAAACAAAACCGATGACTTTGTCGCCCCAACCGTAGATTCCATCATACCAAAAACACTCAATACTGCAAAGGATTTTGAGGAGAAATTCCCTTCTGCTAacctcgtacatgggctgttagcaggtacccttcttccattcacCCTTCCAGTATTCCCAATGTGAAGGAAGATTGTCGTTGCCATGAATTGGATATCATCGCTCccgatctatcggagcgagtgatcattcccaaggaaggttttacatacttttacacgtatACATTTACTTTGGGTGTGTTCTCTTTaagtggagagcttgattccgtgattgcataattttgccttcgctaccaagtgTGCTTGGCACAGGTAAGCTCTTCAGTATGGAGGACGGTTGTCTGCCTTCGACGCTTGTGCGAAAAAACTGGAAAGGAGCTAAccctagctcatatgatgaatctttattccccaaaatcttccgcgggggaatgataaacctttgcaagcgtggACTCCATGCTTTACTGtatagcatggatgatgacaacgactgtaggtggatggaacggttcgttgcagttTCCACCAGTGACATTATTCCAACAacgacttcatcctttccggttgcttggaaccgcTCTCGTAAGTTCCGTTTAATAAACTTTTTCCTACTAAATATTCTTTCATGCTCGTAATGATCCTTCAACCTTCGTTTGTTACAGTGTgtcgatggatcccaccggtggtaGAAGGCTTAGACCGGTaggttcagaagatcttggacaTCACAACGCCCGAAACTCGTTTGTGGAAAGAGTTATCCCTttaatacgggtggaaggccaaaaatcatggtaaattTATTTTACCTAGTTTCCattttttgtatatgaagaacttggttgaacccttctgacttattcacgaaattaggtctacaTGCGGGCTCAGTTGATGTCCtcgaggaggatgttttggctgaccttgctgatgcggcgaggctgcttaaggaggcacttactcgaacaagTATCTTCGGGCCTGTTTCGAACGCAAACGTTTCTTCACGAAGTCCCTggccagagaacaagcaaccaagaGAAGACGCTCCTCTGCGGCCGGGGAAAATAATAAGAAGGCGAAGATTGCTGTCCCCGAGCTATCTCCGGTGGCGATCACGCCTAGTCCTCCTttcgggccggtcatagacactgtgatgattgatgatgataaagaaggtagtgatgagggagcttctcttcATAGAAGGCGATGATCCTTATCATCTCAACAagatgctcaacctgttgagacAATCATACCAACCGAGGAtgatgtctcggcactttggggagaatttgatttggtagataatgccaaCTCCCGTTCTCGGGCCCCAATTGTTGTTCCCAGTACTGCGAGGCAGAGTACCGGGTCCTTGCCGTCTTCGGTTGGCGAGCACCCAACATCCAGTGTTGCTTTTGACGTAGTTGTTTCTCATTCTTCTACCCCATCAGCTTCATCACCACCTTCTCCAGCACCAGCAAtcgctacatcacttccatcttcatccactcttccaccagcaacaTCATCTTCATTGGCCGCACCTAACCATGAAGAAGGTATCCCTCCTCCttagtccccagttcatgggaatttggggcaaaattatgttgcCCCTTCTGTAGATCGACAAAGGAGGAGGAGTGTTACCGTTTCGGCCTCCACCGGGTGCAACTTGCTTTCGAggccggtggaacttgctaactatctaAAACGTTTGGCTTTAGAAAAAGACTAGGAGAAGATTCATACACTCTCggggagtgtttgttgaacaattctATGCATAACGCCGCATCAGTAcgtttctttctttctctatcattTCCCCTACTTTTGAATGAATGTATTTTGAATTTTACCTCTTCTTGTTTTGCAGGCCAATTTTCTTGCATCTGAGGGACTTCAAAGgatgattcgtgagaaggaagaacttacttctgaacgggatTAGCTTTTGGCGGAGTGGGACTAGACTGTTCTCCACCTCTAGGAACTGGAAACCAGAGCCACCAAGGCCGATGTTTTGGaagctcgtttgcagcaaagcgagcaagaagtggtaacccttagtcAAGAAGTTGGCCccctgagggttagatttgatgaagccaaggctaAATGGGCTGAAGTACAGGACGCCATTCTTGCTTCAACCGAgcgtgaggctgcctccgctgaaagagtgattaatttggaagcagccttaaactccaaaagtgaagagcttgctgctatggtggcgaaacatgcccagctagaagagaagtacagaaATACTACCGAGCATAGTAgtctctttagttcaactgtccgtgaGCTCGACTCAGTCTCAAGTTTGCTAGGtccgcccgggaaaacctttccgCCGAAATTACTcagctcaaagaagaactcaagcgctgagcgacttccctcattgttgaaaaaacttattccatgtatagtatgaggagaaaaaccttggaagaggccaagacTGTTATTATTCGCATTGAtgtcgaaattgctaaggcccgagagcttgagttgtgtcacgacccaaaatctcacatgtcgtgatggcgcctatctcaataataggcaagccaaaaatctcaataaaccaccatatcatTTAAATTTGaacacaaaataattaaattcagtggaagaaatctcacaattgcaaatataacactcccaaaagaaccacccattccgactctctatgaccatttaacggaaactagtaatttaaaggctaaacattttcaagtttgaccatggggttgactttttgatatcggagtcagaatccaattttgaaatttttcatagccccgttatatcatttatgacttgtgtgcaaaatttgagatcgaTCGgatttgattcgataggtttcggcatcaaatgtagaagttggaaatttcataagactaaagtttcgaGTGAGTTCCcgcaagacctaacttcaaatgatcaTAACTCTAATTATATGAAgtattatatggtgtattacctattaaattaaaatatctttgagtctagtttctaacgcttcaaaccgttcgtcatttggacattgctacaagaagttatgataaAATTACCAAAAGCTGGAAAAATGCGATTTTGCGGCAAattgtgcgatcgcataatcattatgcgatcgcaaaatgggtcgcagacctgtccagcgCAGCCCAGTTTTtggcatcgattttgcggtgcattgtgcgacccgcatacccattgtgctgtccattgtgcgaccgcatacctgagttcggagggtccatttacctattttcataacccgaccccattttgataaataggtgtTGGGGCATATTTTTGGGTAATTACCTGATGATTTTAGAGAcaagtgagagtgttttag contains:
- the LOC138904473 gene encoding uncharacterized protein, whose translation is MAAPPNFEAGQSMYRPPRFNDQYYSWWNTRMHDFIMAEDSELWDVIYDRPFVPMKTVGEGTVTIPKTRKEYNDANRKAIEKNFRAKKILVCGIGPDEYNHISACQSAKEIWEAPQTAHEGTTQVKQSKIDMLTTEYGLFKMKEDESIKDMHTPKDLQKLTIDELFGNLKTYEIKRKKDLERREPKEEKNLVLKAGNNDSSSDESDMDYLTRRFQKMIRKNGVIPKKGSSNRNFNGNDCCHKCEKSGHFIKFCPLHKQDHYKTNTDKAAKRNRVHDRKFKRRDAADNMVKQALAAWGDSSNKYEGEDNQGDTSMMVADNNGFSKNESIFALMAKSDDDKDNKEDEVSFLDVQRNLKTYSKKKLFSLANVLIDAYHSLINEKNSLIEEIGDIEQERDDMVVSIVDLKEEVEEMDSPKSKEVASEAQLELESELKKVKTNIVVELEKNRQLQEDLKRVKTLS